One window from the genome of Larus michahellis chromosome 23, bLarMic1.1, whole genome shotgun sequence encodes:
- the ONECUT3 gene encoding one cut domain family member 3, with protein sequence MELAMENLGSLHGVPHSQPAELLSPAHGRQGSHRNLVPHGRPAMVSGMASILEGGDYRAEHSLAAPLHPAMSMSCESPSGMSLSSTYTTLTPLQHLPPISTVSEKFHHPHHHHHHHHPHQRLAGNVSGSFTLMRDERSLASMGNLYSHYPKDMPAMGQPLSPLPNGLGSLHNAQQPLTPYGPGGHLPNEKMLSPNGFDSHAAMLSRGEEHLARGLAAPSSAMMPPLNGMHPHGHPHAQPGGSLLGERERQASATGSQPGGSGQVEEINTKEVAQRITAELKRYSIPQAIFAQRILCRSQGTLSDLLRNPKPWSKLKSGRETFRRMWKWLQEPEFQRMSALRLAACKRKEQEQQKDRSLQPKKQRLVFTDLQRRTLIAIFKENKRPSKEMQMTISQQLGLELNTVSNFFMNARRRCMNRWQEEPGTNPGVPSSSTSTFSKA encoded by the exons ATGGAGCTGGCGATGGAGAACCTGGGCAGCCTGCACGGCGTCCCGCACTCGCAGCCCGCCGAGCTGCTGAGCCCGGCTCACGGGCGACAAGGCTCGCACCGCAACCTGGTACCGCACGGCCGGCCCGCCATGGTCTCGGGCATGGCCTCCATCCTGGAGGGGGGCGACTACCGCGCCGAGCACAGCCTGGCCGCCCCGCTGCACCCCGCCATGAGCATGTCCTGCGAGTCCCCCTCCGGCATGAGCCTCAGCAGCACCTACACCACGCTGACCCCCCTGCAGCACCTGCCGCCCATCTCCACCGTCTCGGAGAAGTTCCAccacccgcaccaccaccaccaccaccaccacccgcacCAGCGCCTGGCCGGCAACGTGAGCGGCAGCTTCACCCTCATGCGCGACGAGCGGAGCCTGGCCTCCATGGGCAACCTCTACAGCCACTACCCCAAGGACATGCCggccatggggcagcccctcTCGCCGCTGCCCAACGGGCTGGGCAGCCTGCACAACGCCCAGCAGCCGCTGACCCCCTACGGCCCCGGGGGCCACTTGCCCAACGAGAAGATGCTCTCGCCCAACGGCTTCGATTCGCACGCAGCGATGCTGTCCCGGGGCGAGGAGCACTTGGCGCGGGGCTTGGCGGCCCCCAGCTCGGCCATGATGCCGCCGCTCAACGGGATGCACCCGCACGGCCACCCGCACGCCCAGCCCGGTGGCTCCCTCCTCGGCGAGCGGGAACGCCAGGCCTCGGCCACCGGTTCCCAACCCGGTGGCTCCGGGCAGGTGGAGGAGATCAACACCAAGGAGGTGGCCCAGCGGATCACGGCCGAGCTGAAGCGTTACAGCATCCCGCAGGCGATCTTCGCCCAGAGGATCTTGTGCCGCTCCCAGGGGACCCTCTCGGACCTGCTGCGGAACCCCAAGCCTTGGAGTAAGCTCAAGTCGGGCCGGGAGACTTTCCGGAGGATGTGGAAATGGTTGCAGGAGCCGGAATTTCAGAGGATGTCGGCGCTCAGGCTGGCAG CTTGCAAACGCAAAgagcaagagcagcagaaagaccGGAGCCTGCAGCCCAAGAAGCAGCGGCTGGTCTTCACGGACCTCCAGCGCCGCACCCTGATCGCCATCTTCAAGGAGAACAAGCGCCCATCCAAGGAGATGCAGATGACCATCTCGCAGCAGCTGGGCTTGGAGCTCAACACCGTCAGCAACTTCTTCATGAACGCCCGCCGGCGGTGTATGAACCGCTGGCAGGAGGAGCCAGGCACCAACCCCGGAGTCCCCTCTTCTTCTACAAGCACTTTCTCCAAAGCATGA